The Thermosinus carboxydivorans Nor1 DNA segment GAGAAAAAAACCGCTACCAGAGCCGATGCCAACAATGAGTGTTATTGTTTCGAGCCTGGGCCGGAAAAGATAAAAGTCGAACAGGTTCTTGGCGCAGGTATGGAGCAGCGGGTACTAGACTTTACCCTGACGGTGCCGGCCCAAAAGCCTGACATTGAGCAGATTGTTGATGTATATGTAAAAGATGTCGATATTGATGACGTTACCGTTATTCGCGATAAGGTCATTGTCCGTGGCGACCTGGAAGTCAAGGTCATGTATGTAGCCGATTTGCCCAATCAGCCGGTGCACTCATTCCACAAAAATAATGTTCGCTGGACGCGCGACATTGTTATCGAGGGCGCCGAGCCGGGCATGAAATGCGCTGCCGATGTTTCGGTAGAATTTGTCGATTATGATTTCGACGAAGACGAACCTCGTGAAGTAGATATTACTATTGTGCTTAAAGTATGGGCACGGGTTACCAGCACAACCGAAATGGACGTATATGCACTAAATCCTATTGATATGACCGGTGAAGTCGAATACACCACAGCCAGCCAGTCAAACGATGACAAGGTATCGGCCAGCCAATGGGGCGACACGGTGACCGCTTCCCAGACAGGTGGCGGCGAGATAGAGGCAACCGCTGCCGGTAACATAATCACCGGGCCGATGATGCCAAGTGCGGGAATGCCGCCGGTATCACTGATGTCGGGAGTGGTTACCGGCAACAACGTCAATGTTCGCACCGGCCCCGGCACTAATTTCCCGTCGATAACCAAGGTCAATAAAGGCACTACGGTGACGATTAAAGATGAGGCCTTTGGTTGGTATAAGGTGGTGCTGCCGGACGGCACTACCACCGGCTGGATTGCCAGCTGGCTGGTCAGCGTTAACGGCATGGTGACGCCGGCACCAAAGGGTTAAATTAACTAACGGCCGCGAATTAAAGCAAACACCGCTTGCCGTAAGGAAAAGCGGTGTTTTTGTGTGGTTCAAGAGTGGGCGTATCCTGAAGAGTTTTCCCTACTCGCCCGGGCAATTGAAACTGCCGAAAGTTATGCAAAATAAAAAATGGCGGAGTC contains these protein-coding regions:
- a CDS encoding SPOCS domain-containing protein, translated to MDEKKTATRADANNECYCFEPGPEKIKVEQVLGAGMEQRVLDFTLTVPAQKPDIEQIVDVYVKDVDIDDVTVIRDKVIVRGDLEVKVMYVADLPNQPVHSFHKNNVRWTRDIVIEGAEPGMKCAADVSVEFVDYDFDEDEPREVDITIVLKVWARVTSTTEMDVYALNPIDMTGEVEYTTASQSNDDKVSASQWGDTVTASQTGGGEIEATAAGNIITGPMMPSAGMPPVSLMSGVVTGNNVNVRTGPGTNFPSITKVNKGTTVTIKDEAFGWYKVVLPDGTTTGWIASWLVSVNGMVTPAPKG